A genome region from Dickeya chrysanthemi NCPPB 402 includes the following:
- the tssG gene encoding type VI secretion system baseplate subunit TssG, translating to MAGADRSALDDVTAGQAMFRQDARHFNFYQLVELLNQMEGVDLEQALDFRPELERIRFRSTASIGFHPSDVLRVGEDSDGRQELEVAFLGLHGSQSPMPGYYLEELAWEYAQGEQKLGVFLDFFHHRLLTLLHRAWRKYRYHVRFQNNGEDGFSRLMFALVGLGNDAVRDSLPVNRAKMLSYAGLLASPSRSPEVVAGLVIHCFDLEDVEVIAWQHRKVPIFKDQQNRLGRANSRLGGDFVIGDKVNDCAGKFLLKVDNLSFSRFLSFLPNGEHFQPLVRFVSFILRDQLAWDLRLGFAEGEARGLRLGDDQSSRLGWSSFLGQPPADPYVTICVQE from the coding sequence ATGGCCGGTGCAGATAGGTCAGCACTCGATGATGTGACCGCAGGGCAGGCGATGTTTCGCCAGGATGCGCGTCACTTCAACTTCTACCAACTGGTGGAGTTACTCAACCAGATGGAAGGCGTCGACCTGGAGCAGGCACTCGACTTCCGGCCGGAGCTGGAGCGGATTCGCTTTCGCTCCACCGCCTCGATTGGCTTTCACCCCAGTGATGTACTGCGGGTGGGGGAAGACAGTGACGGCCGGCAGGAGCTGGAAGTGGCGTTTCTCGGTCTGCACGGCAGCCAGTCGCCGATGCCGGGGTATTACCTCGAAGAGCTGGCGTGGGAGTACGCCCAGGGCGAGCAGAAACTGGGGGTGTTCCTCGATTTCTTTCATCACCGATTGCTGACGCTGCTACACCGCGCCTGGCGTAAATACCGCTATCACGTCCGTTTCCAGAATAACGGCGAGGACGGTTTCTCCCGGTTGATGTTCGCGCTGGTGGGGCTGGGTAACGACGCCGTGCGCGACAGCCTGCCGGTCAACCGCGCCAAGATGCTGTCTTACGCCGGCCTGTTGGCCAGCCCCAGCCGCTCGCCGGAAGTAGTGGCTGGTCTGGTGATTCACTGCTTTGACCTGGAAGACGTCGAGGTCATCGCCTGGCAACACCGCAAAGTGCCGATTTTCAAAGACCAGCAAAATCGGCTGGGGCGCGCCAATAGCCGGCTGGGCGGGGATTTTGTCATTGGCGACAAGGTAAATGACTGCGCCGGTAAATTCCTGCTTAAGGTGGATAACCTCAGTTTCAGCCGTTTTCTTAGTTTCCTGCCCAACGGCGAGCATTTTCAGCCGCTGGTGCGTTTTGTTTCCTTTATTCTGCGCGATCAACTGGCCTGGGACTTGCGCCTCGGTTTCGCCGAAGGGGAAGCCAGAGGGTTGCGGCTGGGCGATGACCAGAGCAGCCGTCTGGGATGGAGCAGCTTTCTCGGGCAGCCGCCCGCCGACCCGTATGTGACGATTTGTGTGCAGGAGTAA
- the tssE gene encoding type VI secretion system baseplate subunit TssE: MPSLSAWERGSAASLFDRIRGEERRSSPETELEDLIASVKRQLDQVLNTRPGSCRSAPELGVIDFNDATQGGADIRGKIREAIRQCICRFEPRIVHVDVSASDYLSNPLEMSFQVTAHVRLEELEQVTSFNIHMDSHRHYRMM, translated from the coding sequence ATGCCGTCGCTCTCTGCCTGGGAGCGGGGATCTGCGGCCAGCCTGTTTGATCGTATCCGGGGAGAGGAGCGTCGCTCCTCCCCCGAAACGGAGTTGGAAGACCTGATCGCGTCGGTGAAACGCCAGCTTGATCAGGTACTGAATACGCGACCCGGCAGTTGTCGCAGCGCACCCGAGCTTGGCGTGATTGATTTTAATGACGCCACGCAGGGCGGCGCGGATATCCGGGGCAAAATCCGTGAAGCGATCCGACAGTGTATCTGTCGCTTTGAACCGCGCATTGTCCATGTGGACGTCAGTGCGTCGGACTATCTGTCCAATCCGCTGGAGATGTCGTTTCAGGTCACCGCCCATGTGCGGCTGGAAGAACTGGAGCAGGTCACCTCCTTCAATATTCATATGGACAGCCACCGCCATTACAGAATGATGTGA
- the tssF gene encoding type VI secretion system baseplate subunit TssF — protein sequence MSLEHFFRDELAYLRLQGREFAKAHPELTRFLSEQTTDPDVERLLEGFAFLTGSLRAKIEDEFPELTHGLLGMLWPNYLRPVPSMTIMQFSVLPGAIAQPAFVARGCELDSLPIDDVVCHFQTCHDAWIYPADIRRINAQSGNDMSAITLDIGLHGPLSLGDLQLDKLRFFLGGDRYTAYELYFWIASQLSHIELEIDGKRFRQEANVLKTVGFEREDAMLPYPGNVYSGYRILQEYFCFPESFLFFQLSGASWPDQPLMVTDFKLHFCFDRPLPAELKIRPDSFMLNCVPAINLFRHDSEPINLDGRQTDYPLKASYRHADSFEIFSIDKVEGWVEGNSGRARGIPRLYQPFESFQHQIERAKGRLALYYRIRVREAVNGDGFDHLLSFVRGDEKEVIDLDESISVTLTCTNRSRAAQLPVGAICVSTGSSPSFATFRNLIRPSRPLRPALDGSLHWTLISNLSLNYVSLLRRDALVQILRTYDFPALHDKQAEQASRKRLAGIETIDTTPVDRLVQGMPVRGLKSVLSVRQSAFASEGELYLFSTVLAHFFSLYASVNAFHLLEVVNIDNKERYRWPVQIGQHSMM from the coding sequence ATGTCGCTGGAACATTTCTTCAGGGATGAACTCGCTTATTTGCGCCTGCAGGGGCGCGAATTCGCCAAAGCACACCCTGAACTTACCCGATTTTTGTCAGAACAGACCACGGATCCGGATGTCGAGCGGTTGCTGGAAGGCTTCGCCTTTTTGACCGGCAGCCTGCGTGCGAAGATCGAGGATGAGTTTCCGGAGCTGACGCACGGCCTGCTGGGTATGCTGTGGCCGAACTATTTGCGCCCGGTACCCAGCATGACCATCATGCAGTTTTCGGTACTGCCCGGCGCCATCGCGCAGCCGGCGTTCGTGGCGCGTGGCTGCGAGCTGGACAGCTTGCCAATAGACGATGTGGTCTGCCATTTCCAGACCTGCCACGATGCCTGGATCTACCCGGCGGATATCCGCCGGATCAACGCGCAAAGCGGCAACGACATGTCTGCCATCACGCTGGATATCGGCCTGCACGGGCCGTTGTCGCTGGGGGATTTGCAGCTCGATAAACTGCGTTTCTTCCTGGGCGGCGACCGCTATACCGCCTATGAACTCTATTTCTGGATCGCCAGCCAGCTGTCACACATCGAGCTGGAAATTGACGGGAAACGCTTTCGTCAGGAAGCGAATGTGCTGAAAACCGTCGGCTTTGAGCGCGAAGATGCGATGCTGCCATATCCCGGCAACGTCTACTCCGGCTATCGCATCCTGCAGGAGTATTTCTGTTTTCCGGAAAGTTTTCTGTTCTTCCAGTTGTCCGGCGCCAGTTGGCCTGACCAGCCGCTGATGGTGACGGATTTCAAACTGCATTTCTGCTTTGACCGGCCGCTGCCGGCGGAACTGAAAATCCGCCCGGATTCGTTCATGCTCAACTGCGTGCCGGCCATCAACCTGTTCCGCCATGACAGCGAACCCATCAATCTGGATGGTCGCCAGACCGATTACCCGCTGAAAGCCAGCTACCGACATGCCGACAGTTTCGAGATTTTCTCCATCGACAAAGTGGAAGGCTGGGTGGAGGGCAACAGCGGGCGGGCACGCGGCATCCCGCGGCTCTACCAGCCGTTCGAAAGTTTCCAGCACCAAATCGAGCGAGCCAAAGGGCGGCTGGCGCTGTATTACCGCATCCGGGTGCGTGAAGCGGTCAACGGCGACGGTTTTGATCACCTGTTGTCGTTTGTGCGCGGCGACGAGAAAGAAGTCATCGATCTGGATGAATCCATTTCGGTCACCCTGACCTGCACCAACCGTTCGCGGGCGGCGCAGTTGCCGGTGGGGGCCATCTGCGTGTCGACCGGCAGTTCGCCGTCTTTCGCCACCTTCCGTAATCTGATTCGGCCGAGCCGTCCGCTGCGCCCGGCGCTGGACGGCAGCCTGCACTGGACGCTGATCTCCAACCTGTCGCTGAACTATGTGTCGCTGCTGCGGCGTGATGCGTTAGTACAGATCCTGCGCACCTACGACTTTCCGGCGCTGCATGACAAACAGGCGGAGCAGGCGTCTCGCAAGCGTTTGGCGGGGATCGAAACGATTGACACCACACCGGTGGACCGGCTGGTACAGGGGATGCCGGTGCGCGGGCTCAAGTCGGTTTTGTCGGTGCGGCAGTCGGCGTTCGCCAGTGAAGGCGAACTCTATCTGTTCAGCACCGTGCTGGCGCATTTCTTTTCGTTGTACGCCAGCGTCAACGCCTTCCATCTGCTGGAAGTGGTCAACATCGATAACAAGGAGCGCTACCGATGGCCGGTGCAGATAGGTCAGCACTCGATGATGTGA